The Oreochromis niloticus isolate F11D_XX linkage group LG4, O_niloticus_UMD_NMBU, whole genome shotgun sequence DNA segment tctgaagtgctgtactgtatgtttgtaatttttctccacaacaaacacaacaatattGATGAAACATTTTGCAGCATCAAAGGCAACCgcgggtgcctttggtttcattctataatactgaagttatttttctacgaaggtttgaactttgagagtgtttgaacaagagagaaaagtgtgaaaatgttcatggctgtttgagaaaagtgtataaagtgtgtagtgaggggttttacagccttaaaacatctataattgttgtaaaacataaacataaaatattgtttcagtatTTCTTTGCAATCAAAACAGATCAGGTGTGTTCTCTAATAAATAGTTTTACTTTCCCAAAGTCACTAAACGGCCGTTTTATTTCGTATACCTGTCcaactgctcattaatgcaaaaatctaatcagccaatcacatgacagcaactcagtgcagACATggagacatggtcaagatgatctgctgaagatcagactgaACATCAACATCAGTCTAATTCTAATAATCCCAAAGTGTGTATGCTCATATTTTAATCATCCTTCTTTTTTCAGAGAAGACAACAAGCAGCACAATTTCGACACCTGTGAAACCTGCACTAAAGATCAAAGAAGTAAAGGGCGTCGTTAATAGCCTTCCTGAGGTAAGaccgttttattttattaaaaacttACCATTCAAAATAAAGATAACTTAAAACACCACTGTCACTAAATCACTTGCTCATAGGCAGTCGTCtaattgttggtgttttctatgtattattgtagggtctttacaataTCAAGCAGAATGAGTTGACTGTCTTTATAGtttggtgttatataaataaaactggattaAACTGAATCTTGCTCAAAATGATTTTCATAATAAAACTGCATATTATTTTCCTGTTTCGCTTTTCTCCATCCAAATTTACCAttcaaaagaaataataaataaggcTACTAATATATTCTTGGTTGTCTTTGAAACAGAAGGCTAGACATCATCCTGACACGACAAGATCTGAAGTCACTGAAAATCCCAGAGATGTGGCAAAAAACACAGCAATCAAACAGCAAAATGTTaagaaacaacctgaagaggaaCTGAGTGAGTTGTTCAAACACTAATAGCACTTGAATGATGTGTTGGTCTTCTAgtttgtgtagtttttgttgaaGTAGAAGAAAACATAATCCAGTTTCAATCTATTTTTTACCAAATTTACAGGGTCGTCCTCTGAACCTCTGATTATGTgagatgagtgtgtgtgtacagtggtccctcgctataacgcggttcacctttcgcggtCTTGGTGTTtcgtggatttttttttgtgtgcaattttgcatgtcttttaaatttttttcagCACATTGTGTTTTGCGTccggattggctgtagaccattgtcaaatCAATCtcatgccgtgtctcctgtacagtacagaatgcgttcagcttgtcaaatttacattaATCTTGGATCGCTGGctgtgtgactctgaagtgctgtactgtatgtttgtaatttttctccacaacaaacacaacaatattGATGAAACATTTTGCAGCATCAAAGGCAACCgcgggtgcctttggtttcattctataatactgaaGTAATTTTTCTAccaaggtttgaactttgagagtgtttaaacaagagagaaaagtgtgaaaatgttcatggcTGTTTGAGAAAATTGTATGAAGTCTGTAGGGAGGGGTTTTACAACCTTAAAACATCTATGatatttgtaaaaaacaaaattggGTACTTTGCAGATTTCACCTATCACTAGTatttttttagaacataactccCACGATGAACGAGGGACCACCGTACCTTTTATTTGGTCAGTTCTGAAATGATAATTGAAATTTCCAAAAATAAGTGAAATCtatggtggccctgagaggccaaacggactgcaacttcagaaaacacttgcaaaaagaaaaacgctgcaaaaagaaaaacgctgcactGCAACTTCAAGAAAAACGCTgcactgcaacttcagaaaacacctgcaaaaagaaaaatgctgcaaaacgaaaacacctgcaaaaagaaaacacctgcaaaaagaaaaatgctgcaaaagcacacaaaacacaacggaaatgaTTCTGGGGAGacaacccgacggaccagttgcacgaaccaaaacatgtatgtatggctgtatcccaattcagggtctgcagccttaaagtacgcagccttaacggtcctcaagggccgcgtactcaaagaccgctaaggccggaagtgcgaggcttgtaggcttgtgaaatgggatggtctagcctccgtcgcgctgcccaggttgcctagcaaccatgatactaacagctgggaacgtttcatacagctttgtttgacagaaacgaaggagaacatattttgtacatttgtttccacatgagctttgtgtgatttgataagtatctgaggctgagaccacaggactagaacatgattgttgggcttcatttctgtactgaacagtcattttaagattagttagtaaataacaattagctaatgttgttcatgagactaaaatcatctcactattgtaatgtaaatataataggGCCAATATTAtgtgtattgtcagattattatgatatgatatgatatgatatatatatatatatatatatatatatatatatatatatatatatatatatatatatacatatacatacatatatatatatgtatatttattacgggatatattacagcagtgagcttgaactctgcgtcaaagattcaagttgcagttatttatgtagcaccctCAAGGATGGACGTACGCACGATGTAGTTATGGAACAGGGTTTATTCTGGTCTTGGCAACCCGTGAGAACTGCTCAcggacaaaacaataaaacaaaaacatcacataaaAATGCGCTCTTGTACGCagtatcaatcaatcaaaaatccttaattacagaaaataaaacatttagacACACAAACCTCGTGAGCTGACATCCAGGAGGTGCTAAATAGTCCTTTATGGCCTTTTTGCCTTATCCTCCATCTTCTTTCTCAATTATTTCCACTCTTTAAACGATATTTTCTCCATGTGTGGAGCTAACCGTGAGCTGCAGCATGCAGACACCATGTGCGCTAGCAAAAGGAAAAAGTGGCTGGGTGGAGACCCAAACAGCAAAGCTGTACCCTACACAGTTCACCACCAGAGGGCGCAAAGGAACAAAATCCAGACATACAGCTTAACAAACATCAAATGCAACAAACATCACATGCAAAAGACCGTTACACTCCCACCAATCACTCGTGATTTAAAGAATAAAGTATTGCCTAGGAACTAATGAACGGCTTTTGAATGAACTATCATGAATTATCCTTTAAGCAGAGTGCGGTTGAGAATCTTCTTCCGCTTCCATCAGAATGACTGTCTTCTGAATGGGTCTTTCCAGGTGCACAGGTTTGGAGGTACGTTTTCCTGCTCTATCCAGGGTTGGATCACTCAGCAGCAATTTCACCTTCCTCACTTTTCCATCCTTTCCAGGATACACTTCAATGATCCTTGCCAACTTCCACTGGTTGCGTGGAGTTATCTCATCCTTCAGGAGGACAACATCATTGATCTTAGCATTtctgtgctctttggtccactTCTGTCTGCCTTGAAGATTTAACAAATACTCCTTTTTCCACCTTGTCCAGAAAGTGTTGGCAAGTAGTTGAACACGACGCCACCTCTTACGGAGATAAAGATCTTCTTTCACAAACCTTCCTGGAGGTGGAGAGATGATTGTGGACTTCATGGTTAGTATGTGATTCGGTGTTAAAGGTTCTGGGTTTGATGGATCACATAGTTGGTCAGTAGTCAATGGTCTGCTATTAATCACTGCCATGACTTCATACAGGAATGTCCTCAGAGAGGAGCTGTCGAGTTGTTTGGCTGATTGTTCCAGAATGGACATGAGAACACTTCTTATGGTGCGAATTTGTCTTTCCCAGACACCACCCATGTGACTAGACGCTGGGGTGTTCATGAGAAACTCGCAGTCCAGTTTCCCTAGCTTGGCTTGATCCATTTCCTTAAATGCTCCAATAAACTCATTTCTAGTGCCGACAAAATTCGTGCCTTGATCGCATCTTATCTGGCGAACTGTACCTCTTATGGCCATGAATGCACGTAAGGAGTTGATGAGGGAATCTGTAGAGAGATCATCAAGCATTTCAAGATGCACTGCCCTGGAGCACATGCAAGTGATTAGCAAGCCATAACGCTTTAGCTCCTTGCGGCCTTCTTTGACATAAAAAGGACCAAAGCAGTCCATCCCACAGTAGGTGAATGGCGGTGTGGTCTCCATCCGATCCTCTGGGAGGTCTGccatcttctgctgctctgtgcGCCTTCTGAACCTTCtgcattttacacatttatagaTGTAAGATGACACAATCTTGCTGCATCCAAGAATCCAGAATCCGTTAGCTCGAAGTTCATTCATGGTGATCCCTCGTCCTTGATGGTATGTCTTCTCGTGATAATGTTTGACCAGTAATGCCGACACGTGACTGTCTCTTGGCAGGATCGCAGGATGCTTGACATTGGGGTGCAAAGCTGCATGTGTTAAGCGTCCGCCTACCCGAAGAATGCCTTGGTCATCAAGAAATGGACATAACTTGTGTAACTTGTTAACCTTGTCTTTCATCTGCATCACATCATGGTGTTGCAAGGTTTTTATTTGCTGAGCAAAGGCGGTTTCTTGAACCATCTTTATGATCGTTAATTCTGCTTCCTTTCTCTCTTGTAGGCTACTGATGTCGTGTGATCTACTCTTGTGATCCTTTGCTTCTTTCACATACCGCTTGAGTCTAGCAACTGCCTTAACCATTCTCGACCAGTCGGAAAACTTGTGTAGGCGATCTAACAAGGACCTTTGTTCCTCCACTTGTATCTTGTGGACTTGAACCTTCTTAACCTCCGGGTCACTGGTTGATAACTCTCCCACCTTAATTTCACCAGTGGGTATGACCTTCTGCCAAAGGAGGTCGGGGCCTTTGAACCAGTTTGATGCTACAAGTTGTTCTGCTGTGAGGCCTCTTGAGGCATGGTCCGCCGGATTGTCTTCGGAAGTTACATACCTCCATTGGGTTGGATCTGTACTTTGTTTGATGCGTTCCACTCGGTTTGCAACAAACACATGAAATCTTCTGGCTTCATTGCTGAGGTACCCGAGTACCACCTTCGAGTCAGTCCAATACCTTTCTTCTGAAATTTCCATTTCCAATTCCTTTTTCAGCATGTCACCAGTGCGCACAGCAACAACGGCCGCCGACAACTCAAGCCGAGGTATAGTTGTGACTTTGGTTGGTGGAACTCTTGATCTTCCCATCACCAATGAGCAGTGGACTTCACCAGTTGTGCTTACTGCTCTGAGGTAAGTGCACATTCCATATCCAGATGCGCTTGCATCGGCAAAATGATGAAGTTCGTAGTGCTGTGCCTTGAAGTTCGAAGGAATGTAGCATCTGTGAACCTTTACATCTGCAAGGTTTCCCAGGTCACGCAACCAAGCCTCCCACTGAGGTCGAAGACTGTCAGGTAAGTTATCATCCCAGCTGAGTTTATCTCGACACATTTGTTGCAAGATCTGCTTCCCCAGCAGAATGAAAGGTGACACAAACCCAAGTGGATCGAACACAGAGGCGACTGTGGCCAATACTCCTCTTCTGGTGAGTGGTTTTTCCTTAACAACTACTCTGAACTGAAACTGATCTGATGCCACACACCATTGTACGCCAAGTGCTCTTTCCATATGTACTTCACTGAGTGCCATATCTAGATCTTTGGGAGCTGCAGCACATTCTTCCTTCGGAAGCGAAGCTAGAACTTTGGTGCTGTTTGAGATGAACTTGTGCAACCGAAGTTTGCCCATGCTGCAGAGTTTGCATGCTTCATTAACCAGCTGTATTGCCTGATCTTCAGTGTCAACACTTGCTAGTCCATCATCAACGTAGAAGTTGGTTTTGATGAACTTGATGGTTTCTTCATCAAAACTTCCTTCCCCTTCAGCTGCAAGATGCTTGAGGCCATAGTTGGCGCAACCTGGAGAAGATGCTGCTCCAAATAGGTGTACCTTCATCCTGTAGACAGTGAATGGAGTTTCAAGGTCACCGTTCTCCCACCACAAGAACCGTAGGTAATCTTGGTCGCAAGCATGCACATGGAATTGGTGGAACATGCGTTCGATGTCACACATGAAAGCCACTGGCCCTCTTCGGAAGCGACACAAGACTCCGAGCAAGGTGTTTGTTAGCTCTGGACCAGTCAGGAGATGGTCATTTAGGGAAGTGCCTTGGAACTTGGCAGAGGCATCAAAGACGACACGAATCTTTCCGGGTTTTTGTGGATGATACACACCATGGTGTGGGATGTACCAAACTGGTGTCTTGTCAATGTCTTGCTCTGGGACCTTTTCAGCATCTCCATGGCGAGGATCTCATCCATGAATTTCTTATAGTCCATGTAGTACTGCTTGTTACTCTTGAGCCTTTTTCCTAAACATTTGAGGCGATGAATAGCACATGCCTTGTTGTTCGGCAGGTTCGGCCTTTCACTCTTGAATGGGAGTGGCATTTCAAAATGACCATCCTCCTTGTGCCTAATGCCGGTCTTCATCTTTGTTAGAAATTTGAGATCTTCTTGAGAGACCTTTGTGTCTTCTGGAGCTTTCTCAACAAAGTCAGACTCCAACATCTTTAGGACCTCTGTGGGAGAGATAATTTCCTTTATTTGAGTTCTGTAGACATAGTGAACCTTGTTGGTGAAGTTTGAAGAAGGCTGAATGTCAGGCACCACTTCCTTCACAATGACTTGGTGACTTATTCCGAAGGCATCTCCATAATCAAGACATGGATTGCCATAACCCACAATACTCCATCCCAGATCAGTTTTTTGGGCGAACGGCTGATTTTCCCTTCCAGACACAACCTCACGAGGAACAAGTGCTTGGGGGCAGTTGTACCCAATCAGCAGACCAACATCACAGCTTTGTAGTGGAGCGATCTCACTTGCAATGCATTCAAGATGAGGCCAAGCCTTAGCTGTTGTAGGCGATGGAATGTGATCTCGGTTTGCGGGAATAAAGTCTCTGGAATATGTTACTGGTAGGGAAATGGTCTTATTTGAGTAGAACCCTCTGACTTGTAGACCTGAGAGCTTGCGACAAGCCACAACTGTGTTTCTTGAAGACATGGTAGTGAGCTTTAGCTGAGTCGATTCACCTTTGACATGCAGAGCTTGTGCCGTTTCTTCAAGAATAAAGGTTGTATCGCTCTGTGTATCAAGGAGCGCGTACACAAGAATTTCATGCTCTGGCTCACCTTTGGTTGACACCCATACTGGAATAATGGAAGATGTGTGAGTGTCGTCAACATTCTGCGTGACTCTGTTAGAAGTTGCTTCACTTGTTGTTGGTGTGACACTGTTGTCTTGTGAGACGTCTGAGTTCGTTTGTCTTGTCCTGTCACTATTCTTGGTTTGATGTCTCCTTGTTCTGTCTTCCTTATTGCGATTGTCATGAAGACATGTCGGATGTCTTTTATTACATGTGTCACAGGTTTCTCTACTTTCACAATCCTTGGAGCGATGACCAGAGTTCAGACAGCCAAAACATAACTTCTTGTCTTGAACAAACTTTAGTCTCTCAACAATGCTCTCATTTATGAACCTTCTACACTTAAGTAGACTGTGACCCGACCTTTCACAGTACACACAACTAGCACTAACAGTCCTTTCATTTGAGCGAGTTGCTAGCACCTTTGCTCCATTGCCTCTGTTCCTTGTTGTTTTTGCCCCTTCAGTTTCACTTGGCTTCAGAGCATAGAGAGATGTTATGGGATTACAGGCAATTTTGGCTTCCCGTGAGATGAAATCTACAAATTGGCTGAAGCTTGGAAAGGTGTGAGTCTCTTCTTGCACTTCTGTAACCTTTCTGTTCCACCTTGAAGTCAGCCAATCTGGAAGTTTTGCAAGCATTTTTTGGTTTTCATTGCAGTCATTGAGCACTTCAAGCCCCTTCATTTGCGACATGGCTGTCTTACAGCAGCAAAGGAAGTCAGCAAATGCTTGAAGTTCCATACTGCCTTTAGAGCTTATCTTAGGCCATGCGTCAAGTTTGTCTCTGAAGGCCTTTGCTACGAGGAAGGCATTGCCATACCTCTCTTCGAGAACTGTCCATGCTGCATAGTATGCAGACTCTGTGCCAAGCGGGAAGTAGCCTTCTATTGCTTTCCTTGCAGGGCCACTTACATATTTCCTCAGGTAATAAGTCTTCTCTTCAACTGGTATATTTTTCCTGTCGATCAGAGTCTGAAAGGAAATTTTCCAATCATTATATCTGATAGGATCGCCACTGAATATTGTTGGCTCTGGTACCGGAAGACGACTTGCATTAAGAGACACTGCAAATGCTTTGACCAGATCTTCTGTGCTCACCTCACGTTGCGGTGTCACATTTTGTGGCGAGGAACACCGTTTCATATGCTGGTCATTGTTTTCAGACTTGACTTCATTTTTCTTATCAGATCTATGGTGAAGTAGGTTGTATATTTCTTCATCTGAACATTCACTTTGTTCATACACCCGCTGTCGAGCCTttgctgcattcagcttttttaCAGTCTCAAGTCGCTCTACTTCTCTGCGCTTAGCCTCTAGAGCCTTTTGTCTTTGTGCTATTTCTGCTTCTTGCCTTTCAATTTCCTTCATATGGATTTCTTGCGCAAGCAGAACTTGGAGAGCAGCCTCATTTGCTGCAACTTCAGCAGCTGCGTCTTGTCTTTTAGCTGAGAGCCTGCTGGAGTGTCTAGAGGAAACCCTTGAATGAGAAGAGAGCTTAGTGTGGTGTGACTTAACACTCAACCTGTCTGAGGCTTCTAACTTAGGCATAGACTCAGTTTCCTTCcatttttcatccctttgaCTTTCCACATCTGAGGCTACGGATTTAGATGAAGACTCACTGTCCTTCCAAAGTTCTTCATCTCTTTGAACCACCGCACTACTTGGACTTGGACACTTCCTTACAGATTCGATAATTGTCTTTGTTATGGCTTCACACGTATCCATCCTTCGTCTTGTGTCACTATCTGGAGATTCAATACGTCTGAAGTCATCATAGGCAGCATTCACATCCTTAGAAGCACTCAAAACCTTGGTAACATGTTCTTGTAGCAGATCCTTTGAGCATAGACCATCTATAGCTCCTTTGGCATCCTTAATGACAACCTTCCACTTCTCATAGCGCACACTGAAACGATGTGCAGCCTTCTTTATGTGCTCACCGTACAGTTCTTTGCCCTTTTCCGTCAACGTACGGACTCGTTGGCTCTGTCGTGCTTTTTGTGAGGTAGTAGAAACATCATCAGCTGTGCCTTCAACTGCTTGTAGTTGCTCATCTGCAGAAAGTTGTTCCACATCACCCTTTTCACTGACTTCTGGATTAGCCTCAAACTCTGCCATTGTTGgagggttttggtttttttgtgtgtatcttACTTAGCCTTAATGTAATGGTGCAGCAGCTTAAATTTGATTTGGTAGTTGAGGAGCAAATGGATATCAATCTACATTTACTGTTACAACTTTAAAGCACAGTAATTACTGTTACTCTTTAAACATCACTTAACGTGTATACTTAAGTCACTTTACATATAAGTCACCATTACATATCTTGTCCAAGCCAGTAATACTGTTTCTTACAGAAGCTGCTGAAACCCACCATACGCACAATGCACAGGTTACTCATCACAACATTAATCTATCACTGTATGAATATCAGTCacttaaacagcagaaatgtaaacaatgacaaagaaagaaaaaagaaatattccagTCCTTTGTTCATTTATAAAAGGAAACTTATCTTAATTATTTTTACAGTCCTTTTcgtttttatttctctctttcttgtGGTTAATTATATTGAGTCCTTTAACTGAGGCAACACTTATTTTCGGGGCACCTGACTTTCCTGCGGGGCTGCGTCCTTTCATCTACCCGTGCAGAGCAGAGTTCTCACTGTAGCACCCTCAAGGATGGACGTACGCACGATGTAGTTATGGAACAGGGTTTATTCTGGTCTTGGCAACCCGTGAGAACTGCTCAcggacaaaacaataaaacaaaaacatcacataaaAATGCGCTCTTGTACGCagtatcaatcaatcaaaaatccttaattacagaaaataaaacatttagacACACAAACCTCGTGAGCTGACATCCAGGAGGTGCTAAATAGTCCTTTATGGCCTTTTTGCCTTATCCTCCATCTTCTTTCTCAATTATTTCCACTCTTTAAACGATATTTTCTCCATGTGTGGAGCTAACCGTGAGCTGCAGCATGCAGACACCATGTGCGCTAGCAAAAGGAAAAAGTGGCTGGGTGGAGACCCAAACAGCAAAGCTGTACCCTACACAGTTCACCACCAGAGGGCGCAAAGGAACAAAATCCAGACATACAGCTTAACAAACATCAAATGCAACAAACATCACATGCAAAAGACCGTTACAATTTATATtgcctatcaccttaaatcttcactcaaagacaagtatctctgacagtgtatctATAGATGTATTAtgtataagagacaaatattgttcgtttaatatgttggcattattacatttggctcaatgcttacatacatgtgtaaaaaggaaaatgtacgagctgtgataactgtttctgatagaatgaagagtagactgatatattaaatattcctttattgggtgagaaaatcagaccatgtcataactgctttaagtcatacagaatagatatcagagccttaaacaggctgacttctgct contains these protein-coding regions:
- the LOC109201987 gene encoding uncharacterized protein LOC109201987, with translation MELQAFADFLCCCKTAMSQMKGLEVLNDCNENQKMLAKLPDWLTSRWNRKVTEVQEETHTFPSFSQFVDFISREAKIACNPITSLYALKPSETEGAKTTRNRGNGAKVLATRSNERTVSASCVYCERSGHSLLKCRRFINESIVERLKFVQDKKLCFGCLNSGHRSKDCESRETCDTCNKRHPTCLHDNRNKEDRTRRHQTKNSDRTRQTNSDVSQDNSVTPTTSEATSNRVTQNVDDTHTSSIIPVWVSTKGEPEHEILVYALLDTQSDTTFILEETAQALHVKGESTQLKLTTMSSRNTVVACRKLSGLQVRGFYSNKTISLPVTYSRDFIPANRDHIPSPTTAKAWPHLECIASEIAPLQSCDVGLLIGYNCPQALVPREVVSGRENQPFAQKTDLGWSIVGYGNPCLDYGDAFGISHQVIVKEVVPDIQPSSNFTNKVHYVYRTQIKEIISPTEVIPTGEIKVGELSTSDPEVKKVQVHKIQVEEQRSLLDRLHKFSDWSRMVKAVARLKRYVKEAKDHKSRSHDISSLQERKEAELTIIKMVQETAFAQQIKTLQHHDVMQMKDKVNKLHKLCPFLDDQGILRVGGRLTHAALHPNVKHPAILPRDSHVSALLVKHYHEKTYHQGRGITMNELRANGFWILGCSKIVSSYIYKCVKCRRFRRRTEQQKMADLPEDRMETTPPFTYCGMDCFGPFYVKEGRKELKRYGLLITCMCSRAVHLEMLDDLSTDSLINSLRAFMAIRGTVRQIRCDQGTNFVGTRNEFIGAFKEMDQAKLGKLDCEFLMNTPASSHMGGVWERQIRTIRSVLMSILEQSAKQLDSSSLRTFLYEVMAVINSRPLTTDQLCDPSNPEPLTPNHILTMKSTIISPPPGRFVKEDLYLRKRWRRVQLLANTFWTRWKKEYLLNLQGRQKWTKEHRNAKINDVVLLKDEITPRNQWKLARIIEVYPGKDGKVRKVKLLLSDPTLDRAGKRTSKPVHLERPIQKTVILMEAEEDSQPHSA